From the Thermovirga lienii DSM 17291 genome, one window contains:
- a CDS encoding peptidase S16 lon domain protein (PFAM: Lon protease (S16) C-terminal proteolytic domain~TIGRFAM: lon-related putative ATP-dependent protease~COGs: COG1067 ATP-dependent protease~InterPro IPR001984~KEGG: tai:Taci_0981 peptidase S16 lon domain protein~SPTR: Peptidase S16 lon domain protein), whose amino-acid sequence MIKPLSIEKLRRRTNPKDLGFETTMDIGGLETLIGQKRAVDAISFGLKVSNKGYNIFVVGSQGSGRTTYTLERVKENAKKEKAPNDYLYAYNFDNPEEPIALSLPAGKGPELAKHMSDMVEELKGVLSKAFENSEYEDAKAQLVKEFQEDVNNLMEELRSWALTKGFAIKRTPQGFVNIPVILDEDSDSESDQDQEETHASPDDKKTKPKYKEMQQEDFEALSEEEQKELQKRSEEVSQKTLEVLRLVRDKEKELKEKIKTLEAEICRTAIMPYMQELKDKFGDEGKLGEWFNALQEDIISNFSVFVAAARDESISEQEFSRYDLNVFVTNDPENGAPVVWETNPSYYNLAGKIEYESRQGILATDFRKIIAGAIQKANGGYLILQAEEVLRNFMSWDTLKRVIRTQKIRVENLGEQLGIIPVSSLRPEPIDINLKVILIGSRLLYHLLNIYDPEFQKLFKVKADFDIDMPRNLENEKQMALFVAGFVQKEKLKHFSADAVAELIEWSSRLAEHSQRMSTQFNKICEVIVEASAWAGEEEVVRKEHVIKALREKQFRSNLVEERIFNSFKDGTVKIQTDGLKVGQINGLTVVDMGDYSFGHPVRITANTYMGSEGVVNIEREVKMTGPIHNKGLLILESYLGAKYAQEFPLSLSARITFEQTYSGIEGDSASSTELYCLLSSLSDVPLKQGIAVTGSVDQHGNVQPIGGVNEKIEGFFKYCKVNGLTGEQGVIIPEQNVKHLMLDHEVLDAVASGKFHIWAVKNVDEGIELLTGIEAGVPDDKGCFPPDSIHGRVMAKLRGWMEKAARLKKDLDKADRCAREKQEKETDEDKDKSNS is encoded by the coding sequence ATGATAAAACCGTTGAGCATAGAAAAACTTCGCAGAAGAACGAATCCTAAGGATTTGGGCTTCGAGACAACCATGGATATTGGAGGGTTGGAAACCCTGATTGGACAAAAAAGAGCAGTGGATGCCATATCCTTCGGGTTAAAGGTCTCCAATAAAGGCTACAATATTTTTGTCGTAGGTAGTCAAGGAAGTGGAAGGACGACTTATACCTTAGAGAGGGTGAAAGAGAACGCAAAAAAAGAAAAGGCTCCCAATGACTATTTGTATGCGTACAATTTTGACAACCCTGAGGAGCCCATTGCACTAAGCCTTCCTGCGGGAAAGGGCCCTGAGCTTGCAAAGCACATGTCCGATATGGTGGAGGAACTCAAGGGTGTTCTTAGTAAGGCCTTTGAAAATAGTGAATATGAGGATGCCAAAGCTCAATTGGTCAAAGAGTTCCAAGAGGATGTCAACAACCTTATGGAAGAGTTAAGGTCTTGGGCCCTTACAAAGGGTTTCGCCATCAAGAGGACACCTCAAGGGTTTGTGAACATACCAGTGATTTTGGATGAGGACTCCGATTCTGAATCGGATCAAGACCAAGAGGAAACACATGCGTCCCCCGATGATAAAAAAACAAAGCCGAAGTATAAAGAGATGCAACAGGAGGATTTTGAAGCTCTTTCGGAAGAAGAGCAAAAAGAGCTTCAGAAAAGGTCGGAAGAAGTTTCTCAGAAAACCCTAGAAGTTTTGCGCTTAGTGAGGGACAAAGAGAAAGAACTCAAGGAAAAGATAAAAACTTTAGAAGCAGAGATATGTAGGACGGCGATAATGCCTTATATGCAGGAACTGAAGGATAAATTCGGCGATGAAGGCAAACTTGGCGAATGGTTTAATGCTTTGCAGGAGGATATTATAAGTAATTTCAGTGTTTTTGTAGCTGCAGCTAGAGATGAGTCTATAAGTGAGCAGGAGTTTAGCAGATACGATTTGAACGTTTTTGTGACTAACGACCCTGAGAACGGAGCTCCTGTGGTGTGGGAGACCAATCCGTCATATTACAATCTCGCCGGTAAGATTGAGTACGAAAGTCGTCAAGGTATTTTGGCGACAGATTTCAGAAAGATAATAGCTGGTGCAATCCAAAAGGCAAATGGCGGGTATTTAATCCTTCAGGCCGAAGAAGTGTTGCGCAACTTTATGTCGTGGGACACCCTGAAAAGAGTCATTAGAACCCAGAAAATAAGAGTAGAAAACCTAGGCGAGCAGCTGGGCATAATACCAGTTTCATCCCTTAGACCTGAGCCAATAGATATAAATCTTAAAGTAATTTTAATAGGAAGTCGCTTGCTATATCATCTGTTGAACATTTATGATCCGGAATTCCAGAAACTTTTTAAGGTTAAAGCTGATTTCGACATTGACATGCCCAGAAACTTGGAGAACGAGAAACAGATGGCACTTTTTGTTGCTGGTTTCGTCCAAAAGGAGAAGCTAAAACATTTTTCTGCTGATGCTGTGGCAGAGCTAATAGAGTGGTCTTCCAGGCTGGCCGAACACTCTCAGAGAATGTCTACTCAGTTCAACAAGATATGTGAGGTCATAGTGGAGGCTTCTGCCTGGGCGGGAGAAGAGGAGGTAGTAAGAAAAGAACACGTTATAAAGGCCCTGAGAGAGAAACAATTTAGGTCAAACTTAGTTGAGGAGAGAATTTTTAACAGCTTCAAAGATGGAACTGTAAAAATCCAGACCGACGGATTAAAGGTCGGACAGATAAATGGATTGACAGTTGTAGATATGGGTGATTACTCCTTTGGGCACCCTGTTAGGATAACAGCTAACACTTACATGGGATCCGAAGGGGTAGTGAATATCGAACGAGAAGTAAAGATGACGGGCCCAATTCATAACAAAGGGTTGCTAATACTTGAGAGTTACTTGGGGGCGAAATATGCTCAGGAATTCCCTTTATCCCTTTCGGCTCGCATAACCTTTGAACAGACTTATTCAGGTATCGAAGGAGATAGTGCTTCGTCCACAGAATTGTATTGCTTGTTATCTTCTCTTTCCGACGTGCCCCTTAAGCAAGGAATAGCGGTTACGGGTTCGGTGGATCAACATGGTAATGTTCAGCCAATCGGAGGGGTTAACGAAAAGATAGAGGGATTTTTCAAGTACTGCAAGGTTAATGGACTTACAGGAGAGCAGGGTGTGATAATACCTGAACAAAACGTTAAGCACCTGATGTTAGACCATGAGGTTCTTGATGCAGTTGCCTCGGGTAAGTTCCATATTTGGGCTGTAAAGAATGTTGACGAAGGCATAGAGCTGCTGACAGGAATAGAAGCAGGCGTTCCTGATGACAAAGGCTGTTTCCCTCCTGATAGTATTCATGGCAGAGTCATGGCGAAGTTGAGAGGATGGATGGAGAAAGCAGCAAGGCTAAAGAAAGATTTGGATAAGGCAGATCGTTGTGCTAGGGAGAAGCAAGAAAAGGAAACAGATGAAGACAAGGACAAATCGAATAGTTAA
- a CDS encoding tRNA(5-methylaminomethyl-2-thiouridylate)-methyl transferase (PFAM: tRNA methyl transferase~TIGRFAM: tRNA (5-methylaminomethyl-2-thiouridylate)-methyltransferase~COGs: COG0482 tRNA(5-methylaminomethyl-2-thiouridylate) methyltransferase contains the PP-loop ATPase domain~InterPro IPR000985: IPR004506~KEGG: aco:Amico_1043 tRNA(5-methylaminomethyl-2-thiouridylate)-methyl transferase~SPTR: tRNA-specific 2-thiouridylase mnmA;~TIGRFAM: tRNA (5-methylaminomethyl-2-thiouridylate)-methyltransferase), which yields MKERVLVGFSGGIDSTMACFRLSEKGYEVIPVTLFFEGFHPENNIEKASEVAKALGLGDKHIVHQCGELFRREVIADFLGSYEFGLTPNPCVVCNEKVKFKILMEIADTKGCSKVATGHYARIFATNRGLRLCRGVDPAKDQSYMLYRLPKTFYSRLLFPHGNSTKREVQKEGIMLFPEIAKGMKESEDLCFLGKGELYNFLEGNLKNISRGPILSIEGEILGYHRGIHKYTIGQRQGLGLAGGPWYVVDKLQGENAIVVGRKEDLSIEIIHCTNAVLHEKITDGTMLAFKHRYKARPALGIISRTGEDSFLVKALKPVYGVAPGQSLVLYSASRVVGGGIIEKSVGRNGE from the coding sequence TTGAAAGAGAGGGTTTTAGTAGGTTTTAGTGGAGGAATAGATAGCACTATGGCTTGTTTCAGGCTGAGTGAAAAAGGATATGAGGTGATACCTGTAACTCTTTTCTTCGAAGGATTTCATCCCGAAAACAACATCGAAAAAGCTAGCGAGGTAGCCAAAGCTTTAGGCTTGGGAGATAAACACATAGTCCATCAATGCGGAGAGCTTTTCAGACGAGAAGTTATTGCCGATTTTCTGGGAAGCTATGAATTTGGCCTAACTCCCAATCCGTGTGTTGTATGCAATGAGAAGGTCAAGTTTAAGATCCTCATGGAGATCGCAGATACTAAAGGTTGTAGCAAGGTAGCCACTGGGCATTACGCAAGGATTTTTGCCACCAACAGAGGATTAAGGCTTTGCAGAGGAGTAGATCCGGCCAAGGACCAAAGCTATATGTTGTACAGACTGCCCAAAACCTTTTATTCTCGCTTACTTTTTCCTCATGGGAACTCCACTAAGCGAGAAGTTCAAAAAGAAGGCATTATGTTGTTTCCCGAGATCGCGAAGGGAATGAAAGAAAGCGAAGATTTGTGTTTTTTGGGTAAAGGGGAACTATATAATTTTTTAGAGGGAAATTTGAAGAATATATCTAGAGGTCCTATCTTAAGCATCGAAGGTGAAATTTTAGGCTATCACAGGGGTATACACAAGTATACCATTGGACAAAGACAAGGGTTGGGGTTAGCCGGCGGCCCCTGGTATGTGGTGGACAAGCTCCAAGGAGAAAACGCCATAGTGGTCGGTAGAAAGGAAGACCTGTCAATAGAGATTATACATTGTACTAATGCTGTACTACATGAGAAAATAACTGATGGGACAATGCTAGCCTTTAAACATCGTTATAAAGCAAGGCCAGCTTTGGGGATTATATCCAGAACAGGAGAGGATTCTTTCCTAGTAAAGGCCTTAAAGCCTGTTTATGGTGTGGCTCCAGGTCAGTCCTTGGTATTATATTCAGCATCAAGGGTTGTAGGTGGCGGCATCATTGAAAAAAGCGTTGGGAGGAATGGAGAATGA
- a CDS encoding cob(I)yrinic acid a,c-diamide adenosyltransferase (PFAM: ATP:corrinoid adenosyltransferase BtuR/CobO/CobP~TIGRFAM: cob(I)alamin adenosyltransferase~COGs: COG2109 ATP:corrinoid adenosyltransferase~InterPro IPR003724~KEGG: tai:Taci_0126 cob(I)alamin adenosyltransferase~PFAM: ATP:corrinoid adenosyltransferase BtuR/CobO/CobP~PRIAM: Cob(I)yrinic acid a,c-diamide adenosyltransferase~SPTR: Cob(I)alamin adenosyltransferase;~TIGRFAM: cob(I)alamin adenosyltransferase): MAFLEKGLVHVYTGNGKGKTTAALGLAVRAAGHGARIAIIQFMKGWPYYGEIEGLKKFDNITHHLTGRPDFVDPKNPDPADYQGAKEGLALAKEAISSGKYDLVILDEINVVLDFGLLEIKEVLDVVKNRPSSVEIVLTGRYAPKEIIEVADYVTEMVEVKHPYRSGCSSRKCIEY; this comes from the coding sequence ATGGCTTTTCTGGAAAAAGGATTGGTGCACGTATATACAGGCAACGGGAAAGGAAAAACAACTGCCGCACTGGGATTAGCTGTAAGAGCTGCAGGACATGGAGCGAGGATCGCCATAATTCAATTCATGAAAGGTTGGCCTTATTATGGGGAGATAGAAGGGCTCAAGAAGTTTGATAATATAACTCACCACTTGACTGGTAGACCGGATTTTGTGGACCCTAAGAATCCAGACCCAGCAGACTACCAGGGCGCGAAGGAAGGCCTTGCGTTAGCCAAAGAAGCGATAAGCTCAGGAAAGTATGATTTGGTAATTTTAGATGAGATAAACGTTGTTCTAGATTTCGGTCTTCTTGAGATCAAGGAAGTTTTGGATGTGGTAAAAAATCGTCCGAGCTCTGTGGAAATAGTTCTTACAGGAAGGTATGCACCAAAAGAGATCATAGAGGTAGCCGATTACGTTACGGAGATGGTTGAAGTCAAACACCCATACCGTTCGGGGTGTTCAAGCCGAAAGTGCATAGAATACTGA
- a CDS encoding TrpR like protein, YerC/YecD (PFAM: Trp repressor protein~TIGRFAM: TrpR-related protein YerC/YecD~COGs: COG4496 conserved hypothetical protein~InterPro IPR013368: IPR000831: IPR013335~KEGG: aco:Amico_1040 TrpR like protein, YerC/YecD~PFAM: Trp repressor~SPTR: TrpR like protein, YerC/YecD;~TIGRFAM: TrpR like protein, YerC/YecD) encodes MTEKWKDRLTDQLCKAILSLETPEEVYALLEDIATIGEIRALAQRLEVARLLSEGYTYPQIAQQTGASTATISRVKKFLEYGADGYKTVLERIKE; translated from the coding sequence ATGACTGAGAAGTGGAAGGACAGGTTGACCGATCAACTGTGCAAGGCCATTTTGTCGCTGGAAACCCCAGAGGAAGTATATGCTCTATTGGAGGATATAGCGACGATTGGTGAAATTAGAGCTTTGGCGCAGAGATTGGAAGTAGCTAGGTTGTTGAGCGAAGGTTATACCTACCCTCAAATCGCTCAGCAAACAGGTGCCAGTACGGCCACTATAAGCAGAGTCAAAAAGTTCCTAGAATACGGAGCAGATGGCTACAAGACAGTACTTGAAAGGATAAAAGAATAA
- a CDS encoding HhH-GPD family protein (PFAM: HhH-GPD superfamily base excision DNA repair protein~COGs: COG0177 EndoIII-related endonuclease~InterPro IPR004035: IPR003265: IPR003651~KEGG: aco:Amico_1041 DNA-(apurinic or apyrimidinic site) lyase~PFAM: HhH-GPD family protein; iron-sulfur cluster loop~SMART: HhH-GPD family protein; iron-sulfur cluster loop~SPTR: DNA-(Apurinic or apyrimidinic site) lyase) — MKTRTNRIVKSIKTDKAPIYAHKEKIILCLDLLEEKWGNEGRPSYESFEDPIDGLIKTVLSQNTNDKNRDMAWESLKDRFPSWQQVIDAKVEEVADAIRSAGIANVKAQRIKKILATVNGVWGSCSLKGLKRLEKEEIISFLSSLPGVGPKTIACVLLFDLGIPAFPVDTHVARLSKRLGFVGGNTLPEDIEKILEELVPEERFLGGHLNMIAHGRAICKALNPRCQLCSLAHLCEHLNSKGAA, encoded by the coding sequence ATGAAGACAAGGACAAATCGAATAGTTAAAAGCATAAAAACGGACAAAGCCCCAATATACGCTCACAAGGAAAAGATAATACTCTGCCTGGATCTTTTGGAAGAAAAGTGGGGCAACGAGGGACGGCCTTCGTATGAGTCCTTTGAAGATCCTATTGATGGTTTGATAAAAACGGTTTTATCGCAAAACACCAACGATAAAAACCGGGACATGGCATGGGAATCGCTAAAGGATAGGTTTCCTTCATGGCAACAAGTCATTGACGCGAAAGTCGAGGAAGTAGCTGACGCAATAAGAAGCGCGGGTATTGCTAACGTCAAGGCTCAAAGAATAAAGAAAATCTTGGCCACAGTGAACGGCGTTTGGGGATCTTGCAGTCTTAAGGGACTAAAAAGACTGGAAAAAGAGGAAATAATAAGTTTTTTAAGCTCTTTGCCTGGAGTGGGTCCAAAGACAATAGCTTGCGTGTTGTTGTTTGATCTGGGCATTCCAGCATTCCCTGTGGATACTCATGTCGCTAGGCTCTCAAAAAGGTTGGGCTTTGTTGGAGGTAATACTCTACCGGAAGATATCGAAAAAATTTTGGAGGAATTGGTACCAGAGGAACGATTCCTGGGAGGACACCTTAACATGATAGCCCACGGTAGGGCCATTTGTAAGGCCTTAAATCCCAGGTGTCAATTATGCTCTCTGGCGCACCTATGTGAACATTTAAATTCAAAGGGAGCAGCTTGA
- a CDS encoding trigger factor (PFAM: Bacterial trigger factor protein (TF) C-terminus; Bacterial trigger factor protein (TF)~TIGRFAM: trigger factor~COGs: COG0544 FKBP-type peptidyl-prolyl cis-trans isomerase (trigger factor)~InterPro IPR005215: IPR008881: IPR008880~KEGG: aco:Amico_0899 trigger factor~PFAM: trigger factor domain-containing protein~SPTR: Trigger factor;~TIGRFAM: trigger factor) has product MRSEIISQEKNVVKIQAQVSQEDFKKSFEAAINELRRRANIKGFRKGKVPRNVLLLHLGKEAIQSEALEKLIPEMLDKIVEDYGLDLIDRPKVEIDEIKDDEPINLTFTFETRPEVELPEIEELEVEKQVVDVNDELVDKAIEEIRASFSEREPVKDRPIKEGDIVEISYSVQVEGSKEQQEPQKTTVEASPNTLRKEFLDALLGKEIGSKVEVELDVPKEKNETEDEGDGNATEKVRYEIEVLAVFEKKLPEIGPELFKKVFGEEVNDEEAFRQKVKEALEARFNEESLEALKEKAVELVCEKSSVELPDTLVERQMEELKNEDMKMVQQRFGKSWEEYVKETNLNEEEYMENLKKYAEKLVKRSLVLEAIADKEGISVDKEDLQREIAKLAQSVNADPERVQQILAQDKERLSNIIGKIRFEKTVNNLMERMKVKEVSAGKNEDEVGEGEAKNDN; this is encoded by the coding sequence TTGCGTTCAGAAATAATATCTCAAGAGAAAAATGTGGTAAAAATACAGGCTCAGGTGTCTCAGGAAGATTTTAAGAAGTCTTTTGAGGCAGCTATTAACGAATTGCGAAGACGAGCTAATATCAAGGGTTTTCGTAAAGGTAAAGTTCCGAGAAACGTATTGCTTTTGCACCTTGGCAAGGAGGCTATTCAGTCTGAGGCTCTTGAGAAACTTATCCCTGAAATGCTGGATAAGATCGTGGAGGATTATGGGCTTGACTTGATAGACAGGCCCAAAGTGGAAATTGATGAGATAAAGGACGACGAACCTATCAATTTGACTTTTACCTTTGAGACTCGCCCAGAAGTGGAACTTCCAGAGATAGAAGAACTGGAGGTTGAGAAGCAAGTTGTAGATGTGAACGATGAGCTGGTTGACAAGGCTATAGAGGAGATAAGGGCCTCTTTCTCCGAGAGAGAGCCGGTGAAGGATAGGCCGATCAAAGAAGGGGACATAGTGGAGATCAGCTATTCCGTGCAGGTAGAGGGAAGCAAAGAGCAGCAGGAGCCTCAGAAGACTACAGTAGAGGCTTCGCCCAATACGTTGAGAAAGGAATTTCTGGATGCCCTGTTAGGCAAAGAAATTGGCAGTAAAGTGGAAGTAGAGCTTGACGTACCAAAAGAGAAGAACGAGACCGAAGATGAAGGTGACGGGAACGCTACAGAAAAAGTTAGGTACGAAATAGAGGTTCTCGCTGTCTTTGAGAAGAAACTTCCCGAAATTGGCCCAGAACTCTTCAAAAAGGTCTTTGGAGAAGAAGTTAATGACGAGGAGGCATTCAGACAGAAAGTTAAAGAAGCTCTCGAGGCAAGGTTCAATGAAGAGAGCCTAGAGGCGCTGAAAGAGAAGGCTGTTGAGTTAGTGTGCGAAAAAAGCTCAGTGGAGCTGCCTGACACGCTGGTCGAGCGGCAAATGGAAGAGCTTAAAAACGAAGATATGAAAATGGTTCAGCAGCGCTTTGGAAAGTCATGGGAGGAATACGTCAAAGAGACAAACCTAAACGAAGAAGAATACATGGAGAATCTTAAAAAATACGCTGAAAAGCTGGTGAAACGCTCTCTTGTCCTGGAGGCTATAGCGGACAAAGAAGGGATATCGGTGGACAAAGAAGACCTTCAGCGTGAAATAGCCAAGCTCGCCCAATCAGTAAATGCGGACCCTGAAAGGGTGCAACAGATTCTCGCGCAAGACAAGGAGCGTTTGTCCAACATAATAGGCAAAATAAGGTTTGAAAAAACCGTCAATAATTTGATGGAGCGCATGAAAGTAAAAGAAGTCTCTGCTGGTAAAAACGAGGATGAAGTTGGTGAAGGAGAAGCAAAAAACGATAATTAA
- a CDS encoding ATP-dependent Clp protease, proteolytic subunit ClpP (PFAM: Clp protease~TIGRFAM: ATP-dependent Clp protease, proteolytic subunit ClpP~COGs: COG0740 Protease subunit of ATP-dependent Clp protease~InterPro IPR018215: IPR001907~KEGG: aco:Amico_0898 ATP-dependent Clp protease, proteolytic subunit ClpP~PFAM: peptidase S14 ClpP~PRIAM: Endopeptidase Clp~SPTR: ATP-dependent Clp protease proteolytic subunit;~TIGRFAM: ATP-dependent Clp protease, proteolytic subunit ClpP), whose amino-acid sequence MLIPMVIEQTGRGERAYDIYSRLLKDRIVFIGEAIDDHLANLVVAQLLFLESEDPEKDVYVYINSPGGVITSGLAIYDTMQYIKCPVSTICIGQAASMAAVLLAGGEPGKRIALPSARIMLHQPLGGAQGQAVDIEIHAREILRLKERLNDILTYHTKQPREKIEADTDRDFFMSAEEAKEYGIIDQVIEKR is encoded by the coding sequence ATGCTCATACCTATGGTAATAGAACAGACTGGACGAGGTGAAAGGGCATACGATATCTACAGTCGGCTGCTAAAGGACAGAATAGTGTTCATAGGAGAGGCTATTGACGATCATCTAGCAAACCTGGTTGTAGCTCAGTTGCTTTTCTTGGAGAGCGAAGACCCAGAAAAAGATGTCTATGTATATATAAATAGTCCTGGGGGAGTTATAACGTCTGGTCTAGCGATATATGACACTATGCAATATATAAAGTGTCCAGTATCTACTATCTGCATAGGACAAGCGGCCAGTATGGCAGCAGTTCTTTTGGCTGGAGGGGAACCTGGTAAGCGGATAGCTCTTCCAAGTGCGAGGATAATGCTTCATCAGCCGCTGGGAGGAGCGCAAGGACAGGCAGTAGACATAGAGATTCATGCCAGGGAGATTCTGAGGCTAAAGGAGAGGTTGAACGATATACTTACGTACCACACTAAGCAGCCTAGGGAAAAAATAGAGGCCGATACGGATCGGGACTTCTTTATGTCCGCTGAAGAAGCAAAAGAGTACGGTATAATCGACCAAGTAATCGAAAAAAGGTAA
- a CDS encoding hypothetical protein (PFAM: 4Fe-4S binding domain; Domain of unknown function (DUF362)~COGs: COG2006 conserved hypothetical protein~InterPro IPR017900: IPR017896~KEGG: mpd:MCP_1114 hypothetical protein~SPTR: Putative iron-sulfur cluster-binding protein) — translation MKYKVGCARCYEYERGKVLQALKEAVARADGFPKLKKQMIVKPNILAPRRPEEAVTTHPEVVKGLITLVRETVSSDMEFVVADSPGYIFTEQRDMLFQVTGMADLSRDGLATVELLSDRGLVEVEKEDAKSLKSLRVARIWLDEKYSTINVAKLKTHVETLITGCIKNIFGIADRKTRKEAHASITQRKFLDAIVDIYALREPDFHVMDAVTVMEGNGPSHGNPRTGGWIFASNNALAIDMVAAYLMGYEDPLSVPLLKAASERKYGPSSLNDIELVGATLEELRIDDYKRVVSFISQMPSFIRGMVHNLVYFYPFLNRDTCLKCGICKKVCPVDAIRMETFPIIDRAKCVKCLCCHEMCPNGSMALRESLLKKIIKR, via the coding sequence ATGAAATACAAAGTTGGGTGTGCTCGATGCTACGAGTACGAAAGGGGTAAAGTCCTACAAGCCCTAAAGGAAGCTGTTGCGAGAGCTGATGGATTCCCCAAACTCAAAAAACAAATGATTGTCAAACCTAACATTTTGGCCCCCCGACGTCCTGAGGAGGCTGTAACTACACATCCCGAAGTGGTCAAAGGGTTAATTACACTAGTTCGTGAAACGGTAAGCAGCGACATGGAGTTCGTGGTGGCCGACAGCCCTGGATATATCTTCACAGAGCAGAGGGATATGCTATTTCAAGTTACTGGCATGGCTGATCTGTCTAGGGATGGTTTAGCCACAGTCGAACTTCTTTCCGACAGGGGGCTTGTTGAAGTAGAAAAAGAGGATGCTAAAAGTCTGAAATCTCTCAGAGTTGCTCGAATATGGCTTGATGAAAAATATTCCACAATCAACGTTGCCAAACTAAAAACTCATGTGGAAACCTTGATTACAGGTTGCATAAAAAACATATTCGGCATAGCTGACAGAAAAACTCGAAAGGAGGCTCACGCCTCCATTACCCAGAGAAAGTTCTTGGATGCCATAGTGGATATCTATGCTCTGAGGGAGCCAGATTTCCATGTTATGGATGCTGTAACAGTTATGGAAGGTAATGGACCTTCTCACGGTAATCCTAGGACAGGGGGATGGATTTTCGCTTCGAACAATGCACTGGCTATAGACATGGTTGCTGCCTATCTTATGGGGTATGAGGATCCTTTAAGTGTTCCTCTTTTGAAAGCAGCTTCGGAAAGGAAATATGGCCCGTCTTCATTGAATGATATCGAACTTGTTGGAGCGACCTTGGAAGAGCTACGTATTGACGACTACAAGAGGGTTGTATCTTTCATATCCCAGATGCCCTCTTTTATCAGAGGAATGGTACATAACCTTGTATATTTCTATCCTTTCCTCAATAGGGATACTTGTCTTAAATGTGGAATATGCAAAAAAGTCTGCCCTGTAGATGCTATTCGAATGGAAACTTTTCCAATCATAGATAGGGCAAAGTGTGTAAAGTGTCTTTGTTGTCATGAAATGTGCCCCAACGGTTCCATGGCGCTGCGGGAAAGTTTGCTGAAAAAGATAATCAAAAGATGA